The Candidatus Polarisedimenticolia bacterium DNA segment ACGCACCGTGGCGCGCCAGGATGCTCAGATCCGTCTCGCTGATCTGGTCCGATTCGGTCATGAGCACGGCTCGCTCGACGGTGTTCTCGAGCTCCCGCACGTTGCCCGGCCAGTCGTGATGGATCAGCAGCTCGAGCGCCCGGGGGGAGAAATCCTTGACGGGACGCTTCAGCTCGTTGCCGAACCTGGCCACGAAGTGGCGCGCCAGGGGCGCGATGTCATCCCGCCGCTCCCGCAGCGGCGGGATGAGGAGGTTGACCACGTTCAGTCGGTAGAAGAGATCCTCGCGGAACCGGCCTCCCGCGATGGCCGACGGCAGGTCGACGTTGGTCGCCGCCACGATGCGCACGTCCACCTTGATGGTCCGGCTGCCGCCCACGCGCTCGAACTCCTGCTCCTGGATGGCGCGCAGCACCTTGGCTTGCGTGGAGGGGCTCATGTTGCCGACCTCGTCGAGGAACAGCGTCCCCTCGTTGGCCAGCTCGAAACGTCCGATGCGCTGCCGATCGGCGCCGGTGAAGGCCCCCTTCTCGTGCCCGAAAAGCTCGCTCTCCAGCAGCGTATCGGTCAGCGAAGCGCAGTTCATCTTCACGAAATTCAAATCGCGGCGCGGGCTGTTGCGGTGGATGGCCTCCGCGATCAGCTCCTTGCCGGTGCCGGTCTCGCCGACCACCAGGACCGTGGCGTTGCTCCCGGCCACCTTCTCGATGGTGGCGAAGATCTCCTTCATCGCCCGCGACTCGCCGACGATGCCTCCGGCGCCCGGCACGGCCCCCAGCACGCTCACCTTGTGCAGCAGCCGACGGTGCTC contains these protein-coding regions:
- a CDS encoding sigma-54 dependent transcriptional regulator, translating into MKNILIAEDESTLREGLSQAFSESGFKVAQAASGREAIEKMERQVFDLVVTDLKMPGGDGMEVLRRARHVSEQTPVIIMTAFGTVEGAVEAIKQGAYDYIQKPFSIDELEVKIQRALEHRRLLHKVSVLGAVPGAGGIVGESRAMKEIFATIEKVAGSNATVLVVGETGTGKELIAEAIHRNSPRRDLNFVKMNCASLTDTLLESELFGHEKGAFTGADRQRIGRFELANEGTLFLDEVGNMSPSTQAKVLRAIQEQEFERVGGSRTIKVDVRIVAATNVDLPSAIAGGRFREDLFYRLNVVNLLIPPLRERRDDIAPLARHFVARFGNELKRPVKDFSPRALELLIHHDWPGNVRELENTVERAVLMTESDQISETDLSILARHGASDGSSPILVDPTLLNLETLEKQALLEALKRSNWIQKEAAKLLGVSSRVMNYKVAKHGITNDRWTKNRQN